Genomic DNA from Desulfuromonas versatilis:
TCACCGCCGATCCGCCGGGGTGGCTGGCCGAGCTGCTGAACCGCATTCAGCGGGTCGAGAGCGTCGCCGAGGGGAGCGCCTCGGGGGGCGATTCGTGGATCACCCGCCAGGGGTATCACCGCGAGCGCCGCGGCGGGCGCTACATCGGCGTCGAGGGGCGCTACCAGTTCGGCGAGGCCGCCCGGCGCAGCATGCTCGAGGAGAGCGAGCAGGAGCTTGGCCGGCTGGCCGAGCGCGAGCAGCAGCTGCAGGCGGACAGCGCCGGGCTCTCCCGGCGCCTCGAAGAGATCTCGGCCCTGCTCAGCGGCATGGACGCCGCCCGCCAACTCGCCGAGCGGGGGGCCGAGTTCGCCCGCGCCGAGGAGCAGTTCGCCGCGCTCTCGGCCCAGGCCCAGGAGGCCGGCGTCGCCCTGGCCGAGGCCAAGGGTAAAGCCGCCCAGGCGGTGGAGGCCCGCCACCAGCTGGAGAAGAAGCAGTCGGGCAACGCCGGCGAGATTCGCGTGCTGGAGCGCGACCTGGAAAAGCTCAGCGGCGAGTTCCGCCAGCTGCGCCGCCAGCAGGTCGAGCGCATCCTCCAGTACCGCGAAAAACGCCGCCCCATGCCCCAGCGCTGGTATTCCCGCGAGGCCATGGAAGAACTGCGCCTCGAGTACGACTCGGCCGAGGCGGTGCGCCGTGAAATGAAGCGTTTGCAGGACCACCTCGACGAGGGTGAGTGGGTCACCGACGAGCAGGTGGTGGTGATCCTCGAGAAGCTCAAGGGGGACTACGCGCAGATGGACGAGATCATCCGCGCCCGGCGCATCCACCACCACCGCCACCTGCAGGCCACCGAAGAGGCGCGGGAGAGCTACATCAACGTGCTCAAGGCCACGGTGCGCCGCTACTCGCGCAACGTGCGCGATCTCGGTGAGTTGGCCGGCATCGGCGTCGAGCTCGAGCCGCCGCACCTGGTCAACGAGGATGTCGCCCTGGCCCAGGCCGGGCTGCAGGTCAGCTTCAACTTCGACCAGAAGGGGCTGATCGGCCTCAACGACGGCGAGGCCTCCGGCGGGCAGCAGGTCATGAAGTCGCTGATTCTGCTCATCGGCCTGCTGATGGACGAGGCCCGTTCGGGCGGCTTCGTCTTTATCGACGAGCCCTTCGCCCACCTCGACGTGTTCAACATCGACAAGGTCGGCGCCTTTCTCGAGGCGACCCGCTCCCAGTACGTGCTGACCACGCCCAACACCCACAACGTCAACGTCTTCAAGACCTCGGATCTGACCCTGGTCACCCAGAAGATCCGCCGCCCCGAAAAGTGGGCGCCGCCGGTAGCCTTCGTGCGCCGCGAGCGCCGGGCGGAGAATGCGGCCTGAGCCTCACCCGCCCAGGCCCGATCCCTTCGATTGTCGCCGGAAATTGGAAAACCCCGCTGCAGACCGCAGCGGGGTTTTCTGTTATGGCTACGAATTCCGGAACTTCCCTCCGATCTCGGAGAGAAGGGGGAGTGGAGCCTAGGCCCCGATGATCCGCCGGCTGTAGCGGGGGACCAGGCGACGAATGGCCACCGCCAGGAGGATCGAACCGAGGGTCACCGCCAAAACGGTCAGCGGGAAGTTGAACTTGGGCCAAGGCTGCTGGCTCGCCTGGCGGGTCAGGATCAGGTCGATGATAAAGGGGTGGATGAAGAAAATGGGGAAGCTGGCCTTGGCCAGGAAGCCCAGGGGCTTGATGGTGCGGCCCTCGAAGCGCTTGAGAAAAACCAGGAAAAACAGGCAAAGCAGGATCTTCTGGAACAGGATGATGTCGATGCCGCCCCAGGCGAAGGGGGCCTTGTGGAAGTTGCCGTAGCTGGTGTGCAGCGCCGCCTGCAGGCAGGCCAGGGCGACGGCCCCTAACAGCAGCAGAAATTCCCGCCCCGCGAACAGCCGGTAGACCCGGGCCCGGTTGATGGAACACCAGATCCCCAGCAGGTAGGCCGGGGTGAAATAGAGCACCGACTGCAGGGTGTTGACGTCGTCGAGGGGCCGGTGCAGCAGCGCCGAGACGGCGAGGAACAGCAGGATGATCGGCAGCTGCCGGCGGCAGCGGATGAAGCGCAGGTGCAGCGGGCTGAGCAGGAAGGTGAGGATGATGAAGGGGATGTACCAGTAGGCGAAGATCACCCGCCCGGTGGCCAGGTAGAATATCACCGCCTGCCAGTCCTGGTCGACGTAGCCGTGATGGTACCCCGAGCCCCGCGAATAGACCACGTAAAAGATGTAGGGGGTGGAGAGGATCAGGTAGGGCAGGAGCACGTCCTTGAACTTCTTGCCAAGGAAGCGGCGGAGGTCGAAATCGGTGGCGAACAGGTGGTGGAAGAGAAACCCCGAGATGAACACGAACAGCGCGGTGCTGCCGGTGATGAGGTTGGCGCAGGCTCGTTCGCCGAAGGAGTCGATGTCCCAACCGGCGATTGCGTAGCAGTGGCCGGCAACGATCAGCACGATCGCGATGCCGCGAAAATAATTGAGGGAATTCAGAAAGGTCGACATGTTTCCAGGCCCCCCGCGACGCGCGGCAATAGAGATCGGTGCGACGGAATTTTCCGCCAATATTCGCTCATCTGCGCTGCTGCGGTCAATATCGATTTGCGGAGTGTTCTTTACTCGGGTTCCGGTGAATTGTCAATGAGAATCCGCAATGGCCCTGTGTACACACTTGTCTTTTTGGTGAGTAAAAGAACAACCAAATCAGCTTGCAGAAATTAGCTTAAAACAATATTTTTTCGTAAGCTATGAATAAAAAATATGCACAAAAATCAGCTGTTATAAGAAAATGTTTAAAAAATGATCACTGTGGCATGATTTGTGGATGTATCGGTCGCAGTTAATGGCATTTAGGAAGTTTGAGAATAGTGTGGTGGTTAAAAATTAGACATTCATTGGCATGCAAACAGGAGGCACGGCATGGCACCGAAAATCGATGAGAAGGTCGAACCCATTTTTCAGGAAGTTCTGGCCCGCAACCCCGGGGAGACGGAGTTTCACCAGGCGGTCCGCGAGGTGCTCGAGTCCCTCGGTCCGGTGCTGGTGAAGCACCCCGAGTTCTGCCATCACAAGATCATCGAGCGCATCTGCGAGCCGGAGCGGCAGATCATCTTCCGGGTGCCCTGGCAGGACGACCAGGGCAACGTGCAGATCAACCGCGGCTTCCGCGTCGAGTTCAACAGCGCCCTGGGCCCCTACAAGGGGGGGCTGCGCTTTCACCCCTCGGTCTACCTGGGGATCATCAAGTTTCTCGGCTTCGAGCAGATCTTCAAGAACGCCCTGACCGGCCTGCCCATCGGCGGCGGCAAGGGCGGCTCGGACTTCGACCCCAAGGGGCGCTCGGACGACGAGATCATGCGCTTCTGCCAGAGCTTCATGACCGAGCTGTACCGCCACCTGGGCGAGTACACCGATGTGCCCGCCGGCGACATCGGCGTCGGCGGCCGGGAGATCGGCTACATGTTCGGCCAGTACAAGCGCATCACCAACCGCTACGAGTCCGGGGTGCTGACCGGCAAGGGGCTCTCCTGGGGCGGTTCTCTGGTGCGCCCCGAGGCCACGGGCTATGGGGCCACCTTCTTCGTTGACGAGATGCTCAAGGTGCGCGGCGACTCCTTTGGCGGCAAGACCTGCACCGTCTCAGGCAGCGGCAACGTGGCCATCTACACCATCGAGAAGATCCATCAGCTCGGCGGCAAGGTCATCGCCTGCTCCGACTCCAACGGCTACATCGTCCACGAGCGGGGGATCGATCTGCAGCTGGTGCAGCAGCTCAAGGAGATCGAGCGCCGTCGCATCAAGGACTACCTCAACTATCACAAGGATGCCCGGTTCGTCGAAGGGGGCAATATCTGGGATGTACCCTGCCAGGTGGCGATGCCCTCGGCCACCCAGAACGAGATCAACGGCAAGGACGCCGCCAAGCTGGTGAAAAACGGCTGCATCGCCGTCGGCGAAGGGGCCAACATGCCCACCACTCCGGAGGGGGTCAAGGTGTTTCTCGAGTCGGGGATCGCCTACGGCCCTGGCAAGGCGGCCAACGCTGGCGGGGTGGCGACCAGCGCGCTGGAAATGCAGCAGAACGCCAGCCGCGATTCCTGGACCTTCGAGTACACCGAGCAGCGCCTGCAGCAGATCATGCAGAACATCCACCAGCTCTGTTACGAAACCGCCGAGGAGTACGGCACCCCGGGCAACTACGTCAACGGAGCCAACATCGCCGGCTTCATCAAGGTGGCCCATGCCATGGTGGCGCTGGGGTTGATCTAACCCTCTCTCCAACTCCAACAGCCAACAGAAAAGGCCCGGGTTTCGCCCGGGCCTTTTCCGTTGGCTGCGGCGATCTGCTACCTTTCGAGGAAGCAGACCAGTTGCTGGGAGACCACGTCCGCCATCAACCGCAGCCCCTCCTTCGGCGCCCGGTAGACCTTGACCACGTGCTTGAGACGACTGCTGGCCGGCATCAGCCCTTCCAGGGCGTTGGGCTGGGCCCTGCGCCAGGCGTCGTTGAGGAAGCATTTGTTGTTTTCGGGGAACAGGGCCAGGTAGAAGATGTCGGTCTCCACAAGGTCCTGGAAGAAGTGGGAGCCGTAGGAGAGCTCGGGCATAAGGTTCCCGCTGGAAAAGGCGACTTCGGCCAGCGCAGTGAAGTTGTTGATCTCCGAAAAGGAGATCGGCACCCCCAGCGATGGCGTGGAGGTGCCCCAGCGTCCCGGCCCGAGCAGCAGGGTGGGGTTGTCTTTGCGGTCGGCCAGGCGCTTGTTGAGGCGGCCGATAAGGCGGGCGATCTCGTACTTGTCCGACATGTGCAGCTGGACGTATTCCTCGGGCTCGACCCAGACCAGCCAGCGCAGCGGCTGGGAGATGTTGCCGCCCATGAAGTTCCCCTCGCTGCGGAAGAAGATCCTCTCCGGTTCGATTTTCTCGGGGATCTCTACCTGAACCTGCTCTCCCTTGGTCTGCAGCGGGCGGCACTGCACCACGTCGATGCGGGCCGTGCCCTGCGGAGTGAAATTGACCGTGAATTCGACATCCACCGGGTAGCGGTAGGTCCTTTCCAGGGTTTTCAGCAGCCGCTGCATCAGTGAGGCGAAGGGGGTGTCGGCGAGCAGGCGCTCGAAGGTCAGCAGCCAGACCTGCTCCCCCTTGCGGCCGCGATTCTCCAGCAGGCGCATGGTCTCCAGGTCTTTCACTCCGTAAAGCTGCCAGGGCAAATCCACCCCCTGCCGGGACAGGTCGAGCAGTGAGACCGTATGCAGGCGGTTGTCGACCACGTCGAGCAGATCGACGCTGCGCTGGGAGAACCTGCGGGTATCCGCCTGGTCCTTGTGGGGGCGCTTCAGGGGGGCATCGAGGGCGATCAGCCGCGGGTAGTCCCCCTCGACCCGGTCGACCGCCCGGGTGCCCAGCCCCAGCACCAGGCGCAGCATTCCGGCCTGGGGGTCCATCCCCCTGTCCCAGACAAAGGTATTGTAGGAAACGCCGACCCCGGCCAGTTCGGGAAAGAAGTAATGACCCCGGTAGGCGCCGGAGACCCGCTGGATGAGCAGCGCCATCTGCTCGTCCTGCTGGTCGAGCCCCCGCTGTTGCCGGTAGGTGAGGGCGTCTTCGCTCATGGTGCTGGCGAAGATCTTGCGCACCGCCTCCTCAAACTGGGCCAGGCGTTCTTCGGGGGTGCCCTGGTTGACGCAGAAGAAGCTGTCGTACTTGCCGGCGAAGGCGTTGCCGAAGCTGTCCTCGAGCAGCGAACTGGAGCGGACGATAATCGGATACTGCCCGTAGTATTCGAGCAGCTTGTGGAAGCCTTCGCGGATCGTTGCCGGGAAGCTCCCCTCGAGCATTTTCCCCCGCAGTTCGGCGGCGGCGCTGAAGTAGGTCTCTTTCTTCTTCTGGCGCATGAACAGCGGCCACCAGCCGTTGTGCACGATGTAGGAGTAGTAGACGTTGGAGCCGACGAAAAAGGAGTCGTGGGCCTCCAGGTGGTCCTCCCAGTGGTAGTCGGGGGCGCGCAGCAGGATCTGCCGGGCCAGCAGCATCCCCACCGCCTTGCCGCCAATAAAGCCGGTGCCGATCACCCGCGTCTTGATGTCGAGCAGATCCTGCAGGCAGAAGCACTCGGCGGCCAGCTCGAGGATACGGGCTTCGCGGCCGATCATGTGCCGGCAGATGTGGCTGACCATGTTTTGCTGCTCGGTTTGGGCGGCGGGGTCGCCGGCCAGTTCCTGAGCCTGAAGAAACAGCCGGTGCCAGTGGTCGAGGTGGCGCTGGGCGTTTTCCGTGTCGCGCCGGGCGATGCTGCTGAACAGGTCGGTGGCCTCGAAGCTGGCGGTCAGGGGCAGGAACTGCTCGCCCTCCTTGCGGTGCGGCAGGAACATGGTCGGTGAGCGGCGCTGCCAGACCTTGAGCGGGTGGATGTGGAAGCTCTGCTCGTGGTTGTAGACGTCGATCAGCACCTGGGTGGTGTCGCGGATGCGCTCGATGGTCTGGAACGAGTGGCGGCTGCGGATCAGGGCGAAATAGGCCACCGTGTCCAGCTCGAACAGGTAGGGGCAGGTGACGCGGAAGAAGTTGCCGACCATGTAGTCGGTGGCCCAGGCCGAAAGCAGGTCGGAGAGGCAGTCGAAAACGTAGAAGGCGCCGTGGCCTTCCTCGCTGAGGATGCTGTGGATGCGCGCCGCGAAGGATTCGAAGCCGCGGCGCGGGTCGAGCTGGTGCACGACGATGCTCGGCGAGGCTCCCAGCAGCGGCTCGTGGTCGCCGAAACGCATGTAGATGACCCGCTTGCCTTCGCGCAGGGCAGCATCGACGAAGGGGCCGACGAAGTAGCGGTAGTCGGCCATGGAGTCGACCTTCCACACCACGTTGTCGCCGATGCGCAGACCGTCGAGGATCTTGTCCAGGCCGGCATAGCCGGTAGTGACGCGGATTGCGGAATCCATGCGGGGAGCTCCTTGGCAGGGCCAGTGCCCTGGAGGGCTGGCGCATTGTTGGTTGGTGAAAATGCCTTATTTTATAGCATGGATGTCTGCAGTCTGCCAGCGGATTCTAATATTTGCCGTTGCGGTGAGGGGGTGGTGGCTAGTGTTGTATAAAAAATAGGCAGATTTCGGCCGTCCGGGAAATCAGGCAACTCCAGGGGGGGGGGCTGGTCATTCCGGGGTCTTGATAATTCGATTTATGGTGATAGGAGTACAGGCAGGGAAAGTGCTCTTCAGTATATTTGAGGTGAAAAATGCGCGCAATCTTCGTTTGGGGTCTGGGAGTTGCTCTGCTGGTTCTCGGGATGGGTCAGGTCGCCGCTCGCGCGGAGACCGGCGGGGTGAAATCCCCCGCGGAGATCTGTCCGCTGACCATCGGCAGCATGGTCCCGCCAGTCACGCTGAAAAACCTCGACGGCCAGCCCTTCGACCTGGCCTCGGCGGTACGCGAGAAACCGACTATTCTGATTTTTTATCGCGGCGGCTGGTGACCGTACTGCAATCTCCAGTTGGGAGAACTCGTCCGCATCGAACCGCAGCTGCTCGAGCTCGGCTACCAGATTCTCGCCGTCAGCGCCGACAAGCCAGAGTTTCTCAAGCAGAGCCAGCAGAAGCACAAGCCCAATTACCGCCTGCTCTCCGACAGCGACATGCAGGCGGCCCAGGCCTTCGGCATCGCCTTCCAGGTCGATACCGCGACCTATCGGAAATATCAGGAATTTGGCGTCGATCTCGAAGAGGCTTCCGGCCGGACGCACCACCTGCTGCCGGTGCCGACCGCCTTTGTCGTCGGCAGCGACGGCACCATCAGGTTCAGCTACGCCAACCCGGATTACAAGACCCGGGTCGATTCCGAGGTGCTGCTGGCGGCGGCGCGGGCTGCGCTGAAGTAGTAATGGCGAGTAGGGCTGTTGCGAAAAAAGGCCGCAACCCTTGCAAGGGTTGCGGCCTTTTGACCATTTGCTCCTCCCCCTCCAAGGGGGGCTCTAAAAAAACCTCAATCCTTCAGCTTGCGCCGGCGCTCCTCACGCCACAGGTCGAGCAGCATCAATCCCACCCCCACGCAGATGGCCGAATCGGCCACGTTGAAGGCGGGCCAGTGGTACTGGCGCCAGTAGACGTCGAGAAAATCGATGACTTCGCCGAGGCGGATGCGGTCGATGAGGTTGCCTACCGCTCCCGAGAACACCAGGGCCAGGGCGACGTGCAGCAGGCGCTGCTCCTCGCGGAGTTTCCCCAGGTACCAGAGGATGCCCAGGGCGGCGATCACCGCGACGCTGATGAAGAAGGGGATGCGCACGGAGCTGTCGGCGAGCATGCCGAAGGCCGCGCCCTTGTTGCGTACATAGGTGATGGCGAAAAAGCCGTCGATCACCGGCAGCGACTCGTAGAGAGCGAAGCGGCTGTCGATGAACAGCTTGGTGGCCTGGTCGAGGACCAGGACCACGGCGGAGATTATCAGCAGCAGGCGAAAGCGAACGGGCACAGGGGCTCCAGTGAGGAGTTGGGGGGTGAGGAGTGAGGAGTAAGGGCCTAGGGTGTTGCCCCTCACGCCTTACCCCTCGCCCTTCACGGTTTTTATCAGGAAAGCGCTTCCTCGCAGCGGTGGCACACGGTGGGGTGGGCATCGCTCCGGCCGACCGTCGGCAGGTAGTTCCAGCAGCGCTCGCACTTCTCGCCGGGCGCCTTTTCCACCTTGACCTTGAGTCCCGCCACCTCCTCGCCGGCCACGGCGTCGCTCAACCCCTCGGCCAGTTCGGCCTGGGAGACGATGCACAGGGTGGCCAGCTCCTCCCGATAGGCTTCGAGCAACTCGCGGACAGGGCCGGCCGGGGCCTCGATCAACACCCGGGCGTCGAGGGAGTGGCCGATCAGCTTTTCGTTGCGGGCCAGCTCCAGGGCCTTGGAAACGTCGGAGCGCACCTCAAGCAGGCGCTCATAGCGCTCCTCGAGTTGGGGGTCGACCAGGCTCGCCTCGAAGCGGGGGAAGCCGGCCAGGTGCACGCTCTCCTGGCGCTCGCCGGGCAGGTACTGCCAGATCTCGTCGGCGGTGAAGGAGAGCACCGGGGCGATCAGCCGGGTCAGGGCGTCGAGGATGCGGTACATGGCGGTCTGCGCACTGCGCCGCGCCAGGCTCTTTTTCGGCGCGGTGTAGAGACGGTCCTTGAGCACGTCGAGGTAGAAGGCGCTCATGTCGACGCTGCAGAAGTTGTGCACCGCGTGGTAGAGGATGTGGAATTCGTAGTCGTCGTAGGACTTCTCGACGCGCTTGACCAGCCCCTCGAGCCTCGAGAGGGCCCAGCGGTCGATCTCGAGCAGGTCGCCGTCGGGGACGCTGTCGGCCAGCGGGTCGAAGCCGTGCAGGTTGCCCAGGATGTAGCGGGCGGTGTTGCGGATGCGCCGGTAGGCGTCGGAGAGCCGCTGCAGGATCTCCTGGCTGATGCGGATGTCGTCGCGGTAGTCCTGGGCGGCGACCCACAGGCGCAGGATCTCGGCGCCGAATTTCTTGATGACCTCCTCGGGGGCGATGACGTTGCCCATCGACTTGGACATCTTCTTGCCGTTGCCGTCGACCACGAAGCCGTGGGTCAGCACCGCCTTGTAGGGGGCGGTGTCACGGGTGCCCACCGAGGCGAGCAGGCTCGAGTGGAACCAGCCGCGGTGCTGGTCCGAGCCTTCGAGGTAAAGGTCGGCGGGGGATTTGAGGTAGTCGCGCCGCTCAAGCACCGCGGCGTGGGAAACCCCCGAGTCGAACCAGACGTCGAGGATGTCCATCTCCTGGGTGAAGCCGTCGTGCTGGCACTTGGGGCAGACCGTCCCCTCGGGGAGCAGCTCCTTGGCGCTCTTCTGGTACCAGAGATCGCTGCCGCCCTCTTCGAAGAGATTGGCCACGTGATGCATGGTCTTGCCGTCGGCCAGCGACTCGCCGCACTTCTCGCAGTAGAAGACGGTAATCGGCACCCCCCAGCTGCGCTGGCGGCTGATGCACCAGTCGGGGCGGTTCTCGATCATGCCGTAGATGCGTTCGCGGCCCCAGCGGGGTATCCACTGCACCTCGCCGATGTGCTTGAGCGACTTCTGCCGCAGCTCGTTGGCGTCCATGGAGATGAACCACTGCTCGGTGGCGCGGAAGATGATCGGTTTCTTGCAGCGCCAGCAGTGGGGGTAGCTGTGAGAGAGCTTGGCCTGCTTGAGCAGGGCGCCAGCTTCCTCTAGCTTGGCGATCACCTCGGGGTTGACCTCGGGGACCTTCTTGCCGCCGAAGAATTCGAGATCCTCCAGGTAGCGGCCGTAGTTGTCCACCGGGTTGTAGATCTCCAGGCCGTACTGCAGGCCGACCATGTAGTCGTCCTGGCCGTGACCGGGGGCGGTGTGAACGCAGCCGGTGCCGGCCTCGAGGGTGACGTGGTCGCCGAGGATGATCAGCGAGTCGCGCTCGTAGAAGGGGTGGCGGGCGCTGCGTTTCTCGAACAGCGAGGCGGCGAAGGTCGCCGCCACCCGGTAGGATTCGCTGCCCAGCGTCTTCATCACCGGCTCGACCAGTCCCTCGGCCATCACCAGCAGCTCGCCGTCCACCTCCACCGCCACGTAGGGGAGCTCGGGGTTGAGGCAAATGCCGAGGTTGGCGGGGATGGTCCAGGGGGTGGTGGTCCAGATGACGAAGCTGAGCTTTTTGCCCTGCAGCGGCGCCAGCTGTTCGGGCAGCTCGCCGAGGTAGGGGAACTTGACGTAGATCGAGGGCGAGCTGTGGTCGGCGTATTCGACCTCGGCCTCGGCCAGGGCGGTGACGCAGGACGAGCACCAGTGGACCGGTTTCTTCCCCTTGAACAGGCCGCCGCGCTCGGCGAAGCGGGCCAGTTCCCGGGCGGTGGCCGCCTCGTAATGGGTGCTCATGGTCAGGTAGGGGTTGTCCCACTCGCCGAGCACGCCGAGGCGCTGGAACTCGGCGCTCTGGATGCCGACCCACTCGCTGGCGTATTCGCGGCACAGCTTGCGGAACTCGGCCTTGGAGAGTTCGCGTTTCTTGTTGCCGAGCTTCTTGTCGACCATCAGCTCGATGGGCAGGCCGTGGCAGTCCCAGCCCGGCACGTAGGGGGCGTAGTGCCCCTGCATGCGCCGACTCTTGATGACGATGTCCTTGAGAATCTTGTTCAGGGCGTGGCCGATATGGGTGTGACCGTTGGCGTAGGGGGGGCCGTCGTGCAGGGTGAAGTTGGGGCGGTCTTTTTTGGCCTGCTCAAGTTTGCCGTACAGGTCCATTTCCTGCCACTTCTTGAGGATCTCCGGCTCGCGCTGGGGCAGGTTGCCGCGCATGGGGAAATCGGTCACAGGCAGGTTGAGCGTGTCTTTATAGTCCATATCGGTCCTCCCGGATCGGCAAAAAATCAAGTCATGTAACTTATCAAAAGCGCTGGATAAGTCAAGGGAAAAGGGGGGGCCGGGAGGTCGGGGAGGTGGCTGGCCGGGGGTGTGGGGGGAGGCGAGCGGCGGGCGGGCGGGTGAGGTGCCCGGCCCGCCCGCCGCCGTCGCTGGCAGGTGGTTTGTGCGGGATCAGGCGTTGACGGCCTGGGAGGAGACAGTCCCGCTATCGAGCATGGTGAGGCTCTGGCGCAGCAGGTTGGAGATGCTGGTGTTGGCCTCCTTGGCCAGTTCCTGGAGCAGCTGCATTTCCTGGTCGTCGATGCGGCAGGAGATGATGAACTTCTTCGGATTCTCGACGGTCTTGCCCATGGTGATACTCCTTTTTTTCTCTGTGTCTCGTTGGTTATGGTTTCGGTACCCAGATGGCACAATGTGTCAAAACGTTGCGTATACACCTTTGCAAGGGGTTTGCCATTTTGACTTTAAAGGCATTAAAAAATGTGTTTTTTAGTAAAAGCAGTATGTTGCAGGGTTGGCCGTATTGCTGTGCCGATTTGTTGGTGTAAACGCTATGGGTCAAAAGGATGCATGAAGGGTCGGGGTGAGACAGGAGTGCTCAGCGGGTGTGCCGAAGGTGGCCCAGGTTGGCGACGGCGCTGGGAGAAGGCTCAGGGGAGTTTCTTCCGGCGTGGCCAGGCCGCGCGGTAGAGCAGCCCGTAGCCGACCAGACCGGCCAGCAGCGAGGCGGCGAAGATGCCGACCTTGGCATCGGTGATCAGGTCCGCCTGGTGGAACGCCAGGTTGGTGATGAACAGGCTCATGGTAAAGCCGATGCCGCCGAGCAGGCCGATTCCCAGCATCTGCAGCCAGGAAGCGCTGTTGGGCAGCTCGGCCAGGTTTAGACGCACCGCGAGCCAGGAGAACAGCACGATACCCAGGGGCTTGCCCACCAGCAGGCCGAGGGCCACCCCCAGAGTGACGGGTTGGGAGAGCGAGGCTGCCAGTCCGGCCGGATCGAGGGAGACCCCGGCATTGGCCAGGGCGAAGATGGGCATGACGCCGAAGATGACCCAGGCGTTCATCTCGTGCTCCATGCGCTGCAGCGGGCTCATGGCGTCATGGCAGATGTGTTCCAGGGCCAGCAGGGTGCCGAGCTTCTCCTCTTTCTGAAAGGGGCCGGGGTGTTCTTCGATGCTGCGCAGGCGGGTGATGAGCTGGGCTGCCCGGGAGAGAAACTCCTTTTCCCGGTGCCGGGGGTGGACCGGGATAGTGGCGCCGATCAGCACCCCGGCGATGGAAGCGTGAATCCCCGATTTGAGCATGGCGACCCACATGGCGAAGCCGACCAGGGCGTAGTAGTTGGGGCTCTGAATCCCCATGCGGTTGCCGGCCAGCAGCACCAGGAACAGAAAACCGGCGAGGGCCAGGGCCCCTTCGGAGATGTCGCCGGTATAAAACAGGGCGATTACCAGCACCGCGCCCAAGTCGTCGACGATGGCCAGGGCGGTGAGGAAAATCGCCAGGCTGCGGGGGATGCGGCTGCCGAGCAGGGCGATGATCCCCAGGGCGAAAGCGATGTCCGTGGCCATGGGGATCCCCCAGCCGTGGGACTCTGGCCCCTGGAGATTGAGCAGGTGGTAGAGCAGGGCCGGCACCAGCATGCCCCCCAGGGCCGCGGAGATGGGCAGGGCCGCCTTGCGCGCCGAGGCAAGTTCGCCGGCGAGAAACTCGCGTTTGATCTCCAGGCCGACGACGAAGAAAAAGACCGCCATCAGGCCGTCGTTGATCCAGTGGTGGAGGGTTTGGGTCAAGCCGAAACCGGCCGCCCCGAGGGTCAGTTCGATTTCCCAGAAATGGTGGTAGAAA
This window encodes:
- a CDS encoding acyltransferase family protein, producing MSTFLNSLNYFRGIAIVLIVAGHCYAIAGWDIDSFGERACANLITGSTALFVFISGFLFHHLFATDFDLRRFLGKKFKDVLLPYLILSTPYIFYVVYSRGSGYHHGYVDQDWQAVIFYLATGRVIFAYWYIPFIILTFLLSPLHLRFIRCRRQLPIILLFLAVSALLHRPLDDVNTLQSVLYFTPAYLLGIWCSINRARVYRLFAGREFLLLLGAVALACLQAALHTSYGNFHKAPFAWGGIDIILFQKILLCLFFLVFLKRFEGRTIKPLGFLAKASFPIFFIHPFIIDLILTRQASQQPWPKFNFPLTVLAVTLGSILLAVAIRRLVPRYSRRIIGA
- the gdhA gene encoding NADP-specific glutamate dehydrogenase, with amino-acid sequence MAPKIDEKVEPIFQEVLARNPGETEFHQAVREVLESLGPVLVKHPEFCHHKIIERICEPERQIIFRVPWQDDQGNVQINRGFRVEFNSALGPYKGGLRFHPSVYLGIIKFLGFEQIFKNALTGLPIGGGKGGSDFDPKGRSDDEIMRFCQSFMTELYRHLGEYTDVPAGDIGVGGREIGYMFGQYKRITNRYESGVLTGKGLSWGGSLVRPEATGYGATFFVDEMLKVRGDSFGGKTCTVSGSGNVAIYTIEKIHQLGGKVIACSDSNGYIVHERGIDLQLVQQLKEIERRRIKDYLNYHKDARFVEGGNIWDVPCQVAMPSATQNEINGKDAAKLVKNGCIAVGEGANMPTTPEGVKVFLESGIAYGPGKAANAGGVATSALEMQQNASRDSWTFEYTEQRLQQIMQNIHQLCYETAEEYGTPGNYVNGANIAGFIKVAHAMVALGLI
- a CDS encoding PEP/pyruvate-binding domain-containing protein, whose amino-acid sequence is MDSAIRVTTGYAGLDKILDGLRIGDNVVWKVDSMADYRYFVGPFVDAALREGKRVIYMRFGDHEPLLGASPSIVVHQLDPRRGFESFAARIHSILSEEGHGAFYVFDCLSDLLSAWATDYMVGNFFRVTCPYLFELDTVAYFALIRSRHSFQTIERIRDTTQVLIDVYNHEQSFHIHPLKVWQRRSPTMFLPHRKEGEQFLPLTASFEATDLFSSIARRDTENAQRHLDHWHRLFLQAQELAGDPAAQTEQQNMVSHICRHMIGREARILELAAECFCLQDLLDIKTRVIGTGFIGGKAVGMLLARQILLRAPDYHWEDHLEAHDSFFVGSNVYYSYIVHNGWWPLFMRQKKKETYFSAAAELRGKMLEGSFPATIREGFHKLLEYYGQYPIIVRSSSLLEDSFGNAFAGKYDSFFCVNQGTPEERLAQFEEAVRKIFASTMSEDALTYRQQRGLDQQDEQMALLIQRVSGAYRGHYFFPELAGVGVSYNTFVWDRGMDPQAGMLRLVLGLGTRAVDRVEGDYPRLIALDAPLKRPHKDQADTRRFSQRSVDLLDVVDNRLHTVSLLDLSRQGVDLPWQLYGVKDLETMRLLENRGRKGEQVWLLTFERLLADTPFASLMQRLLKTLERTYRYPVDVEFTVNFTPQGTARIDVVQCRPLQTKGEQVQVEIPEKIEPERIFFRSEGNFMGGNISQPLRWLVWVEPEEYVQLHMSDKYEIARLIGRLNKRLADRKDNPTLLLGPGRWGTSTPSLGVPISFSEINNFTALAEVAFSSGNLMPELSYGSHFFQDLVETDIFYLALFPENNKCFLNDAWRRAQPNALEGLMPASSRLKHVVKVYRAPKEGLRLMADVVSQQLVCFLER
- a CDS encoding thioredoxin domain-containing protein gives rise to the protein MRAIFVWGLGVALLVLGMGQVAARAETGGVKSPAEICPLTIGSMVPPVTLKNLDGQPFDLASAVREKPTILIFYRGGW
- the lspA gene encoding signal peptidase II, encoding MPVRFRLLLIISAVVLVLDQATKLFIDSRFALYESLPVIDGFFAITYVRNKGAAFGMLADSSVRIPFFISVAVIAALGILWYLGKLREEQRLLHVALALVFSGAVGNLIDRIRLGEVIDFLDVYWRQYHWPAFNVADSAICVGVGLMLLDLWREERRRKLKD